In the genome of Tripterygium wilfordii isolate XIE 37 chromosome 19, ASM1340144v1, whole genome shotgun sequence, one region contains:
- the LOC119986109 gene encoding cytochrome P450 71D10-like, which produces MEGEALKRTVTLPLSDTWLQVTFKNNTHRLCTFMRKRRKKTDIFIAGSETSSTTMEWTMLELLKNPKVMEKARAEVRQVFGSKGYVDEVGLEELKFLKLVIKETLRLHPPVPLLLPRECREKCNINGDEILAKSKVIINAWAIGRDPNYWTEAERFYLERFLNSSIDYKGVNFEFIPFGAGRRICPGMSFGIANVELPLANLLFYFDWKLPDNVKHEELDMTENFGAAVGRKRDLYIIPIPYHPNIVE; this is translated from the exons ATGGAAGGAGAAGCTTTGAAACGAACCGTGACATTGCCACTATCGGATACATGGCTCCAGGTGACGTTCAAAAACAATACTCATCGTCTATGCACATTtatgaggaaaagaagaaagaaaacc GACATTTTTATTGCTGGGAGTGAGACATCATCTACAACTATGGAATGGACAATGTTAGAACTGCTGAAGAATCCGAAAGTGATGGAAAAGGCACGAGCAGAGGTGAGACAAGTCTTCGGTTCTAAAGGATACGTCGATGAAGTAGGTCTCGAAGAATTAAAATTCTTGAAGTTGGTTATCAAAGAAACACTGAGATTACACCCTCCTGTTCCATTGTTACTTCCAAGAGAATGTAGAGAGAAATGTAATATAAACGGAGATGAAATACTAGCGAAATCCAAAGTGATCATCAATGCATGGGCGATCGGAAGAGATCCAAATTATTGGACTGAAGCTGAGAGGTTCTATCTGGAAAGATTCCTCAACAGCTCAATAGACTATAAGGGGGTTAACTTTGAATTCATCCCATTCGGTGCCGGAAGGAGGATATGTCCAGGAATGTCATTCGGAATAGCCAATGTTGAGCTTCCGCTTGCGAATTTGTTGTTCTATTTTGATTGGAAGCTCCCTGATAATGTCAAACATGAAGAACTGGACATGACTGAGAATTTTGGTGCTGCAGTTGGAAGAAAAAGAGATCTCTACATAATCCCCATTCCTTATCATCCCAATATTGTGGAGTGA
- the LOC119986046 gene encoding cytochrome P450 71D10-like isoform X1, whose protein sequence is MLSFFFHDIFIAGTESSATTSEWALSELLKNPRVMAKAQTEVRDVFGEKGYVDEAGLKELEFLRAVIKETLRLHAPAPLLAPRECIERCLINGYEIPEKTNIIINAWAIGRDPNYWTKEQRFYPQRFLDSSIDYKANNFEYLSFGTGRRICPGISFGIANIELPLAQLLYHFDWKLPDNIKQEDLDMTERFGIVVTRKSDLVLIPIPYNSPVVEENK, encoded by the coding sequence AtgctatcttttttttttcatgacatTTTCATTGCGGGGACTGAATCGTCGGCTACAACTTCAGAATGGGCATTGTCAGAACTGCTAAAGAATCCGAGAGTGATGGCAAAGGCTCAAACAGAGGTGAGGGacgtttttggtgaaaaggGATATGTAGATGAAGCAGGACTCAAAGAACTAGAATTCTTGAGAGCAGTTATCAAAGAAACTCTAAGGTTACATGCTCCAGCTCCATTGTTAGCTCCAAGAGAATGCATAGAGAGATGTCTGATTAATGGATATGAGATACCTGAAAAGACCAACATTATCATCAATGCATGGGCTATTGGAAGAGATCCCAACTATTGGACTAAAGAGCAGAGATTCTATCCGCAGAGATTCCTTGATAGCTCAATTGATTACAAGGCGAATAACTTTGAATATCTTTCATTTGGTACTGGAAGGAGGATATGTCCAGGAATTTCATTTGGGATAGCCAACATTGAGCTTCCACTTGCGCAGTTACTATACCATTTTGATTGGAAACTCCCTGATAATATCAAACAAGAAGATCTAGACATGACTGAACGTTTTGGTATTGTAGTTACAAGAAAAAGTGATCTGGTCTTAATTCCTATTCCTTATAATTCCCCTGTTGTTGAGGAAAACAAGTGA
- the LOC119986106 gene encoding cytochrome P450 71D9-like translates to MDHQFPSFPVLLSFLVFIFMPLRIWSKSEDKKSNSVAPPGSWKLPLIGNLHQMIGCLPHRRLRDLATKYGPIMHLQVGEVSTVIFSSPEVAKEVMKTNDIKFATRPYSLAVDIIYYNIKNIGFAPYGEYWRQIRKLCIVEVFSGRRVQAARPIREEVVLEFIKSISLKARSKINLSEMLTWLTFAITVKAAFGGVSERHQSFVPLTRKIMEVANLFPSMKFFHTINGMRTRLERVLREIDQIFESLINEHKFNRSRIDSSDADNFLDILLNLQEHGDFSFTTYNIKAVVLIQQTTIVFSESC, encoded by the exons ATGGATCATCAATTTCCTTCTTTTCCAGTTCTCTTGAGCTTTCTTGTTTTCATATTTATGCCGCTGAGAATATGGAGTAAATCAGAGGACAAGAAGTCAAATTCAGTCGCACCACCAGGTTCATGGAAGCTACCCCTTATAGGAAACTTGCACCAAATGATTGGCTGTCTGCCCCATCGCCGCCTACGAGATTTAGCCACAAAATACGGACCTATTATGCATCTTCAGGTAGGTGAAGTCTCCACTGTTATCTTTTCTTCGCCAGAAGTTGCCAAAGAAGTAATGAAAACAAATGACATTAAGTTTGCCACAAGACCTTATAGCCTTGCCGTAGATATCATATACTATAACATTAAAAATATTGGATTTGCGCCATATGGAGAATACTGGAGACAGATACGTAAACTCTGCATAGTGGAGGTCTTCAGTGGTAGAAGGGTTCAAGCGGCACGaccaataagagaagaagtgGTACTAGAGTTCATTAAATCCATTTCTCTTAAGGCGAGATCAAAAATAAACCTCAGCGAGATGTTAACTTGGTTAACATTTGCAATCACAGTGAAGGCAGCATTTGGTGGGGTTAGTGAAAGGCATCAATCATTTGTTCCACttacaagaaaaataatggaGGTAGCCAATCTGTTCCCATCCATGAAATTCTTTCATACGATCAATGGGATGAGGACTCGACTTGAGAGGGTGCTTCGTGAAATTGATCAGATATTTGAAAGCCTAATTAATGAACATAAATTTAACAGGTCAAGAATCGATTCTAGTGATGCCGATAATTTCTTAgacattctcttgaatcttcaggAACACGGAGACTTCTCCTTTACAACATACAACATCAAAGCGGTTGTGCTA ATCCAACAAACTACCATTGTTTTTAGCGAGTCTTGTTAA
- the LOC119986108 gene encoding cytochrome P450 71D8-like, with protein sequence MDMKVLIDVWAIGRDSEYWVDAERFYPERFLDSPIEFKGTNFEYIPFGARRRICPGMTFGLANFDIMLLQLLYHFDWKLPDGKNPKDLNMTNLFGISMRRKDYLYLIPTPYPS encoded by the coding sequence ATGGATATGAAAGTGCTTATCGATGTGTGGGCGATCGGAAGAGATAGTGAGTATTGGGTTGATGCTGAAAGATTTTACCCAGAGAGGTTCCTAGATAGTCCTATTGAGTTCAAGGGTACTAATTTTGAGTACATTCCATTTGGTGCTAGAAGGAGGATATGTCCAGGCATGACATTTGGTCTTGCCAATTTTGACATCATGCTTTTGCAGTTGTTGTATCATTTTGATTGGAAACTCCCTGACGGGAAAAATCCTAAAGACCTTAACATGACAAATCTCTTCGGCATATCGATGAGAAGAAAAGATTATCTCTACTTGATTCCTACTCCTTATCCCTCCTAA
- the LOC119986046 gene encoding cytochrome P450 71D10-like isoform X2 has product MAKAQTEVRDVFGEKGYVDEAGLKELEFLRAVIKETLRLHAPAPLLAPRECIERCLINGYEIPEKTNIIINAWAIGRDPNYWTKEQRFYPQRFLDSSIDYKANNFEYLSFGTGRRICPGISFGIANIELPLAQLLYHFDWKLPDNIKQEDLDMTERFGIVVTRKSDLVLIPIPYNSPVVEENK; this is encoded by the coding sequence ATGGCAAAGGCTCAAACAGAGGTGAGGGacgtttttggtgaaaaggGATATGTAGATGAAGCAGGACTCAAAGAACTAGAATTCTTGAGAGCAGTTATCAAAGAAACTCTAAGGTTACATGCTCCAGCTCCATTGTTAGCTCCAAGAGAATGCATAGAGAGATGTCTGATTAATGGATATGAGATACCTGAAAAGACCAACATTATCATCAATGCATGGGCTATTGGAAGAGATCCCAACTATTGGACTAAAGAGCAGAGATTCTATCCGCAGAGATTCCTTGATAGCTCAATTGATTACAAGGCGAATAACTTTGAATATCTTTCATTTGGTACTGGAAGGAGGATATGTCCAGGAATTTCATTTGGGATAGCCAACATTGAGCTTCCACTTGCGCAGTTACTATACCATTTTGATTGGAAACTCCCTGATAATATCAAACAAGAAGATCTAGACATGACTGAACGTTTTGGTATTGTAGTTACAAGAAAAAGTGATCTGGTCTTAATTCCTATTCCTTATAATTCCCCTGTTGTTGAGGAAAACAAGTGA